The following proteins are encoded in a genomic region of Bufo bufo chromosome 11, aBufBuf1.1, whole genome shotgun sequence:
- the PMF1 gene encoding polyamine-modulated factor 1: MAEKMEAEESASSCSVPGPSQPAVQTGAAATSADTSGRLLLFNTMVEKFLEGLIEGGSYQRFARCYRRFYNVQPEITRSIYDQFVSQLHASINAEIQEIKDEGSLEALLESLDKLEREAKTKTDPQWRPSGIPEEDVRSHLVPYLLQQREYLRRLLKEKQQENARLAQSVLAGREKIEEMRREIERRKQAWQSLSQSQRELILSIQGSREGI, encoded by the exons ATGGCCGAGAAGATGGAAGCTGAGGAGTCTGCCTCGTCTTGTAGCGTTCCTGGCCCTTCACAACCGGCGGTGCAGACCGGAGCCGCGGCTACAAGTGCTGACACGTCCGGCCGTCTCCTCCTCTTTAACACCATGGTGGAGAAGTTTCTGGAGGGGCTGATAGAGGGGGGAAG TTACCAGAGGTTCGCTCGCTGTTACCGGAGGTTCTACAACGTACAGCCGGAGATCACCCGCAGCATCTACGACCAGTTTGTATCGCAGCTGCACGCATCCATAAAC GCCGAGATCCAGGAGATCAAGGATGAGGGGAGCCTGGAGGCGCTGCTGGAGTCTCTGGACAAACTGGAGCGAGAGGCCAAAACTAAAACCGACCCGCAGTG GCGTCCTAGTGGGATTCCAGAGGAAGACGTCCGCAGCCACCTCGTGCCGTACCTCCTCCAGCAGCGGGAATACCTGCGACGGCTCTTAAAGGAGAAGCAGCAGGAGAACGCCAGGCTGGCGCAGTCCGTCCTGGCCGGGAGGGAGAAGATAGAGGAGATGCGGAGAGAGATTGAGAGGAGGAAGCAGGCCTGGCAG AGTCTGAGTCAGTCGCAGAGGGAGCTCATTCTCTCCATTCAGGGGTCGAGGGAGGGGATCTGA